Part of the Halorubrum lacusprofundi ATCC 49239 genome, AGTGTGAATCGAGATCCTCCGTGGGGTCGAGCGCGAACTGTCGGGTCTCGCCGGTCGTCTCGTCGACGAGGATCTCACCAACCATCTCCCAGCGGTCACAGAGGGGCAATGCCGGCAGGAAGTTCGCCATGCGAATCCCGTACTTCTGCGACTTTGAGAATAGCGATGCCGGGCCGTCCAGTACGGCCTCGTAGCCGGCGGCTTGGTCCGTGTTCGCGACGCGTTCACCGTCGCTGTCGATCGGATAGATGCGATGCATCAACCCGAACAGCTTCACGTAACTGAACACCGTCCCGAAGTGGTCCCACACCCGAATCCGCATTTCTGTGGCGTCGTAGAGCACCGCCTGGGCGAGCGCGAGGTTGTACCGGGTCACCAACCAGTCCACGGTGAGACCCGTGTGTTCATACTCCGCGTCGCTGCTGCCGGTCAGGTTGGTCGTCGACGTCGACGTATCGTCATCACTGGCGTACTGGTCGGCCGTCCGCGTTCCGATTCGGACGAGTCGTTTGTTGTCTTCGAGATCGGCGTACATCCCGCGATAGCACTCTTCCAACGACACCCCGAGGTCGTCGGCGACCGCGCTGTACACCTCCAGCTTCTGTGTGTCCTCGCCCAGCGTCGGCTGGCGGACGATCGGATAGCGCTCGTTGGCTTTCTCGAAGAGTCGCCGGCGGATCTCACGCGGTTCGACGGAGGCGACGACCTCGAACTCACACTCGTCTTTCAGGAGTTTCGCCAGCCCTTGGACGATCTTGTAGTCGGTATCCGCGATGGTCAGCTCGTCAATCGCGTCCTCGAGGTCGCCTTTCGGCTCACCGAGATGGGCCTCGAACAGCTGGATGAGTTCTCGAGCAGTCTGTTGGTAGCGCTCCTCGTCGGGATCGATGAACAGCGGTTTGACTTCTTCGTCGGTCGTGCGTGACCGGGCGAGGTTCGCGGTCAGCACTACGCACTCACCCCCTCACGGCGGCGTTGGGAGACGTACGTCTCCATCGTATCCTCGGTGATGATCTCGTAGAGCCGCGCGGGCTGGCGGTCGTCCGTGGGTCGCAGGATGCGGCCAAGCCGTTGCGCGTACTGGCGTTTCGAGGCGCTCCCCGAGAGGATGATCCCGACGTTTGCCGCCGGGACGTCGATGCCCTCGTCGAGCACCTGTGACGTGACGAGCATCGAGTACTCCCCGCTCCGGAAGCGGTCGAGGATTTCGGTGCGTTCGTCAGTCTTGGTCTGGTGAGTGATACAGGGGACGATGAACTCCCGGGAGATGTCGTAGGCGAAGTCGTTGTTGGCGGTGAAAATAATTGTTCGATCATCGTGATGACGTTTCAATAGGTTGTCGAGCGTGTCGAGTTTCTTTTCGGCGGTTCGGGCGATTCGCTCGGCACGTTGCTTGGCGATGAGCGCCCGCCGCCCTTGCGGGTCGTAGGACGTGCGTTTGAGGAACTCTGCGTAGCCGTCCTCTTTCCAGAGGTCAAACTCGTGGCTGTCGACGTAGTCGCGATAGATCTGGTACTCCTCGTCGTACTCCTCACGTTCGTCAGCCGTGAGGTCGACCGACATGTGGATCGTTTCGTACTCGCTGAGGTATTCGCCGGCGAGTTCGTCGACGTCCTTCCGGTAGACGACCGGGCCGAGGAGGTCCTCAAGAAGTTCGTGCTTACCATCGGGCCGCTCGTAGGTGGCGGTCAGCCCGAGGCGATACGGGGCGATAATCATCTCGGGGATCTGCCGGTAGGTCGGGGCTGGCAGGTGGTGTTCCTCGTCGACGACGAGCAAGCCGAACTGATCGCCGTACTCGTTGACGTAGCGGTAGGCGCTGTCGTAGGTGGTGACGGTGATCGCGGTGACGTCGTGGCTGCCGCCGCCGAGGACGCCGACCGGTTCCGTGAGTTGGTCGCCGAAGGCGTTGGTGAGCGTGGCGTGCCACTGGTTCATGAGGTCAATCGTCGGCGTCACGACGAGAGTACTGACGCCAGCGTCGGCGATGGCCTGCAGCCCGAGGAACGTCTTCCCGCTGCCCGTGGGGAGTACGACACTCCCTCGCCGATCGTGGTCGATCCAGGCGTCGAGCGCCGCTTGCTGGTAGTCACGCGGTTCGATGTGGAGCGCTTGCGTGAGATCGAGATCGGGGTAGGCCCGCGCGGTGTCTTCGAGAGTGTGAGCGAAGCCTTCTTGCAACGTTGCCTGCTCGTTTCCGTCCGTCCACTTACCGGCCCACTCGAGCAGGGCTCGATATCGATATGCTCGCGTTCGGTACTCGTCGACGCGGTCGTCCCACTCCCCATAGGGAACATCGTCAGGAGCATTACGGAGCAGGAGCGTCCCGTCGTCGAATTCGACTTGCATTCGATGTTGGTACAGAGACCCCCGACCGGATTCAATATGTGGGTTCCTCGGGTTCCATGGAGGCGTACGTCTGTCCTTCTGCGGATGCGAGTGGTTCTATTGTTTCGGAGTTACGGTTGTCAGCGATCGAGCCAGTACTGCCAGTCTGCGATCGCTTGGTCCGTCTTACTACTGGCTTCGATCGGCTCCAGTTGCTCCAGTGGCACGCCAAGTGTTCTGTCCATCCACTCTATCGTCACGAACATTTGGCTGAGAGTCGGATCTGTCGGAGACATCCCCACTACGCGTACTGTTTCGCCTTCCTCCAGCGGTGACTCCTCTTGCTCGGTGACACAGCGTGCTTCGAACGGGAAGTCCATCGTGTCGTCCAGATACTCGCACCATCCCCACGCTTGCTCTTCAGGGCTGTAGGTATCGACGATGATCCGCATCTCGATGCGCTCTTCTCGCTCCTCGTCCTTCTCGGCCCGCGTCATGCTGACCAATACTCATCCCGACTTCAAGATGCTCGGGGTGGCCGAAACCACTCCTTGACCGAAGCAGGACGCGCTGAATCCTGGCCGTGGAAGGGCTCCGAGTCGCTGGACGAAGTTAACCAACGAATGCCCGATAGATCTGTATACTGTTGGTTAAGATGGAGGATGGGATTGTCTGATGACGAATGTCGACGGCTCACGGTGTGCATCAGTTGACAGAGGCCACCTATTCCTCTTGCATCTCGGACGTGTCCATGTTAGCCAATCGGCGTTCGAGTTCGTCGATCCGCTCAGAGACAGTTGATGGTTGTTCGAGAGAACCTTCGGCGTTTAGGGCCTGTTCGTACAATTTCACGGCGCGTTCCAGATCCTCGGCTGTTGGCTCGTCAGCTCCCTCCCGCCAGTAGCTATCTGCGAGTTTCTTGTACGCCCAGGAATCTTCGGGATAGTCTCGAATGAGCGTCTCGAACTCGTTTCTGCTTT contains:
- a CDS encoding DUF790 family protein; this encodes MLTANLARSRTTDEEVKPLFIDPDEERYQQTARELIQLFEAHLGEPKGDLEDAIDELTIADTDYKIVQGLAKLLKDECEFEVVASVEPREIRRRLFEKANERYPIVRQPTLGEDTQKLEVYSAVADDLGVSLEECYRGMYADLEDNKRLVRIGTRTADQYASDDDTSTSTTNLTGSSDAEYEHTGLTVDWLVTRYNLALAQAVLYDATEMRIRVWDHFGTVFSYVKLFGLMHRIYPIDSDGERVANTDQAAGYEAVLDGPASLFSKSQKYGIRMANFLPALPLCDRWEMVGEILVDETTGETRQFALDPTEDLDSHYSAGDQFDSDVERTLADKWERANTDWKLVREDDVFDLGAEVMIPDFAIEHPDGRRAILEIVGFWTPEYLDAKLEKIRKVEADNFVLAVSEQLDCASEEFGSAADRVLWFKTGIHVYDVVDLVEQYATGMSQSEEQA
- a CDS encoding DEAD/DEAH box helicase family protein, yielding MQVEFDDGTLLLRNAPDDVPYGEWDDRVDEYRTRAYRYRALLEWAGKWTDGNEQATLQEGFAHTLEDTARAYPDLDLTQALHIEPRDYQQAALDAWIDHDRRGSVVLPTGSGKTFLGLQAIADAGVSTLVVTPTIDLMNQWHATLTNAFGDQLTEPVGVLGGGSHDVTAITVTTYDSAYRYVNEYGDQFGLLVVDEEHHLPAPTYRQIPEMIIAPYRLGLTATYERPDGKHELLEDLLGPVVYRKDVDELAGEYLSEYETIHMSVDLTADEREEYDEEYQIYRDYVDSHEFDLWKEDGYAEFLKRTSYDPQGRRALIAKQRAERIARTAEKKLDTLDNLLKRHHDDRTIIFTANNDFAYDISREFIVPCITHQTKTDERTEILDRFRSGEYSMLVTSQVLDEGIDVPAANVGIILSGSASKRQYAQRLGRILRPTDDRQPARLYEIITEDTMETYVSQRRREGVSA
- a CDS encoding calcium-binding protein; protein product: MTRAEKDEEREERIEMRIIVDTYSPEEQAWGWCEYLDDTMDFPFEARCVTEQEESPLEEGETVRVVGMSPTDPTLSQMFVTIEWMDRTLGVPLEQLEPIEASSKTDQAIADWQYWLDR